Proteins found in one Sphingobium sp. V4 genomic segment:
- a CDS encoding DHA2 family efflux MFS transporter permease subunit yields the protein MSSDDEIFSRLSPRTRTLAGLVLAMSNFMVVLDLTIANVSVPHIAGNLGIAPDQGTWIITSYAVAEAICVPLTGWLAARFGVVRVFTLAMIGFGFFSLICGLSMTLGMIVAARVGQGICGGPIMPMSQTLLMRIFPPETRSRAMGLWAMTTLLGPAMGPIIGGYISDNWSWHWIFFINLPIAVLCVFAAQALLRPVETDTARVPIDKMGLFLLVFWIGCLQVMLDIGRDHDWFADTTIVILAVLAAIGFLAFIIWELTEEHPVVDLRVFRHIGFSSGVFSLALCFGAYFSGIVIIPQWLQTTQGYTATWAGILTAFTAMAALMTAPFAARFMGRVDPRLMISGAVFWLGLMTLWRAHWTSGVDFWTMAAPQFIQGFAMPFFMIPLTTLTLGSVLPSETASAAGLQNFVRTMAIAIATSLVLTGWGDSQRVSRNELASVLQPGDVQAQLSAMGLSTEQIRQTISNIVEQEAIVIAVDHVFFISALVLFAAAAIVWLAPRPTGTVDTSAAH from the coding sequence ATGAGCAGCGACGACGAGATTTTTTCGCGGCTTTCGCCGCGCACCCGGACGCTGGCCGGGCTGGTGCTGGCCATGAGCAACTTCATGGTGGTGCTGGACCTCACCATCGCCAATGTTTCCGTGCCGCACATCGCCGGCAACCTGGGCATCGCTCCCGACCAGGGGACGTGGATCATCACATCCTATGCGGTGGCGGAAGCGATCTGCGTGCCGCTCACCGGCTGGCTCGCCGCGCGCTTCGGCGTGGTCAGGGTCTTCACGCTGGCGATGATCGGCTTCGGATTCTTTTCGCTGATTTGCGGACTGTCGATGACGCTGGGGATGATCGTCGCGGCCCGGGTCGGCCAAGGCATTTGCGGCGGGCCGATCATGCCCATGTCGCAGACCCTGCTGATGCGTATCTTTCCTCCCGAGACGCGATCGCGGGCTATGGGCCTGTGGGCGATGACGACGCTGCTGGGACCGGCCATGGGACCGATCATCGGCGGCTATATCAGCGACAATTGGAGCTGGCACTGGATCTTCTTCATCAACCTGCCGATCGCGGTGCTGTGCGTCTTTGCCGCGCAGGCGCTTCTGCGGCCGGTGGAGACGGATACGGCGCGCGTGCCGATCGACAAGATGGGCCTGTTCCTGCTGGTCTTCTGGATCGGCTGCCTGCAGGTGATGCTGGACATCGGCCGCGACCATGACTGGTTCGCCGATACGACGATCGTCATCCTGGCGGTGCTGGCGGCGATCGGCTTTCTGGCATTCATCATCTGGGAACTGACCGAGGAGCATCCGGTCGTCGACCTGCGCGTGTTCCGCCATATCGGCTTTTCGTCCGGCGTCTTTTCGCTGGCGCTCTGTTTCGGGGCTTATTTTTCCGGTATCGTTATTATCCCGCAATGGTTGCAGACGACCCAAGGCTACACCGCCACCTGGGCGGGCATCCTGACCGCCTTCACCGCGATGGCGGCGCTGATGACGGCGCCTTTCGCCGCCCGCTTCATGGGCCGGGTCGATCCGCGGCTGATGATTTCCGGGGCGGTATTCTGGCTGGGCCTGATGACCTTGTGGCGCGCGCACTGGACCAGCGGGGTCGATTTCTGGACCATGGCCGCGCCGCAGTTCATCCAGGGCTTCGCCATGCCCTTCTTCATGATCCCGCTGACCACGTTGACGCTGGGGTCGGTGCTGCCGAGCGAGACTGCGTCTGCGGCGGGGTTGCAGAATTTCGTCCGTACCATGGCGATCGCGATCGCGACATCGCTGGTGCTGACGGGATGGGGCGATTCGCAGCGCGTGTCCCGCAACGAACTGGCGAGCGTTTTGCAGCCGGGCGACGTGCAGGCCCAACTGAGCGCGATGGGTCTGTCGACCGAGCAGATCCGGCAGACCATTTCCAACATCGTGGAGCAGGAGGCGATCGTGATCGCGGTCGACCATGTCTTCTTCATTTCCGCGCTGGTCCTGTTCGCCGCCGCCGCGATCGTCTGGCTGGCGCCGCGGCCCACCGGGACGGTCGACACGTCGGCGGCGCACTGA
- a CDS encoding ABC-F family ATP-binding cassette domain-containing protein: MPAPLSAITLSNLGWSAPDRTPVLTGLDFRFSPERIGLIGRNGVGKSTLLALVAGERRPATGDVRVGGSIAMLRQTQAPETGQTIADLFDARAALALLDRAETGAATIPELEQCDWTLPARLADALAEVGLANDPATPLAHLSGGQRTRAALAAAMAARPDWLLLDEPTNHLDADGRDALIALLERWRGGAIIVSHDRTLLERMDSIVELTGLGLTRYGGNWSAYRACKVVELAAAHHALDHAERSASDLARKIQRATERKQRRDGAGARHAAKGDMPRILLGQRKNQAERSGGNAARLADRQRAQSERTIADARAQIEILAPLTVALPAACVATNRTLLRLEDVTAGHDPADPPIRHLSLAMTGPERIAITGPNGAGKSTLLQLVAGQIAPLSGVLHRPIACALLDQDAGLLDPGATIADNFARLHPGTTRNAVHAALARFRFRAELALQRVEALSGGQRLRAALACVLGGETLPPLLLLDEPTNHLDLDSIATIEQGLAAYDGALMVVSHDPAFLDAIGISRRIALPAR, encoded by the coding sequence ATGCCTGCGCCCCTCTCTGCCATCACGCTTTCCAACCTCGGCTGGTCCGCGCCTGACAGGACACCCGTCCTTACCGGGCTGGACTTCCGTTTCTCTCCCGAACGCATCGGCCTGATCGGTCGCAACGGGGTCGGCAAATCGACCCTGCTCGCGCTGGTGGCGGGCGAACGTCGCCCCGCGACCGGCGATGTCCGGGTCGGCGGCAGCATCGCCATGCTCCGCCAAACGCAAGCGCCCGAGACCGGACAGACCATCGCCGACCTGTTCGATGCGCGCGCCGCCCTCGCCCTGCTCGACCGGGCCGAGACCGGCGCAGCGACAATTCCAGAGCTGGAGCAATGCGACTGGACCCTGCCCGCGCGCCTCGCCGATGCGCTGGCGGAGGTCGGCCTCGCGAACGATCCCGCCACGCCGCTGGCGCATCTGTCGGGCGGTCAGCGCACCCGCGCCGCGCTGGCGGCGGCCATGGCCGCCCGGCCCGACTGGCTGCTGCTGGACGAACCGACCAATCATCTCGACGCCGATGGCCGGGATGCTCTGATCGCGCTGCTCGAGCGCTGGCGCGGCGGCGCGATCATCGTCAGCCATGACCGGACGCTGCTGGAACGGATGGACTCCATCGTCGAACTGACGGGCCTGGGGCTGACCCGCTATGGCGGCAACTGGTCGGCCTATCGCGCGTGCAAGGTGGTCGAACTGGCCGCGGCCCATCATGCGCTGGACCATGCCGAGCGCTCGGCATCCGACCTCGCCCGCAAGATCCAGCGCGCGACCGAGCGAAAGCAACGACGCGACGGCGCGGGCGCCCGCCATGCGGCGAAAGGCGACATGCCCCGCATCCTGCTGGGCCAGCGCAAGAACCAGGCGGAGCGGTCCGGCGGGAACGCCGCCCGCCTCGCTGACAGGCAGCGCGCGCAGAGCGAAAGGACGATCGCCGACGCCCGCGCGCAGATCGAAATTCTCGCCCCGCTGACCGTTGCCCTTCCTGCCGCCTGCGTCGCGACAAACCGCACGCTGCTGAGGCTGGAGGATGTGACCGCCGGCCACGATCCTGCCGATCCGCCGATCCGCCATCTCAGCTTGGCCATGACCGGCCCGGAACGAATTGCCATCACCGGCCCCAATGGCGCGGGCAAATCGACATTGCTCCAACTCGTCGCCGGCCAGATCGCGCCGCTGTCGGGCGTCCTGCATCGCCCGATCGCCTGCGCCCTGCTCGATCAGGATGCGGGGCTGCTCGATCCCGGCGCGACCATCGCCGACAATTTCGCGAGACTCCATCCCGGCACGACGCGCAACGCCGTCCATGCCGCGCTCGCACGCTTCCGCTTCCGGGCCGAGCTGGCGCTGCAACGGGTGGAGGCATTGAGCGGCGGCCAGCGGCTACGCGCCGCGCTCGCCTGCGTACTGGGCGGGGAAACACTGCCGCCGCTGCTGCTGCTGGATGAACCGACCAACCATCTCGACCTCGATTCGATCGCGACGATCGAACAGGGGCTCGCCGCTTATGACGGCGCGCTGATGGTGGTCAGCCATGACCCCGCGTTTCTCGACGCCATCGGCATCTCGCGCCGGATCGCTCTCCCCGCGCGCTGA
- a CDS encoding HPr family phosphocarrier protein: MNEISQEVRISNKRGLHARASAKFVTLASGLPADITVSKDGNHVTGTSIMGLMMLGAAMGDSITIKATGPEAVDALGKLVTLVEDKFGEE, from the coding sequence ATGAACGAAATCAGCCAGGAAGTCCGGATCAGCAACAAGCGCGGCCTTCACGCGCGCGCCAGCGCCAAGTTCGTCACCCTGGCCAGCGGCCTCCCCGCCGACATCACCGTCAGCAAGGACGGCAACCACGTCACCGGCACGTCGATCATGGGCCTGATGATGCTCGGCGCGGCGATGGGCGACAGCATCACCATCAAGGCCACCGGCCCCGAAGCCGTCGACGCGCTCGGCAAGCTCGTCACCCTGGTCGAGGATAAGTTCGGCGAAGAGTGA
- a CDS encoding PTS sugar transporter subunit IIA produces MIGLVLVTHGSLATEFVVAMEHVVGPQQQIETICIGPEDDMELRRADIAAAVARVNDGTGVILLTDLFGGTPSNLAISLLKAGEIEVIAGINLPMLIRLESARKVMDVRAAVAAAREAGQKYISVASELLGSTT; encoded by the coding sequence ATGATCGGACTCGTACTCGTCACCCATGGATCGCTCGCGACGGAATTCGTCGTGGCGATGGAGCATGTCGTGGGGCCGCAGCAGCAGATCGAGACGATCTGCATCGGCCCGGAAGATGACATGGAGCTGCGCCGCGCCGACATCGCGGCGGCGGTAGCCCGCGTCAATGACGGCACCGGCGTGATCCTGCTGACCGACCTGTTCGGCGGCACTCCGTCCAACCTCGCCATCTCGCTGCTCAAGGCCGGCGAGATCGAGGTGATCGCCGGCATCAACCTGCCCATGCTCATCCGCCTCGAAAGCGCGCGCAAGGTGATGGACGTGCGCGCCGCGGTTGCCGCCGCGCGCGAAGCCGGGCAGAAATATATCAGCGTCGCGTCGGAACTGTTGGGCAGCACCACATGA
- the rapZ gene encoding RNase adapter RapZ, whose product MNTPHPKTILLLSGLSGAGKTTALKTLEDMGWEVVDNLPLLLLDRLLDTPLAAGHEPGDDRPLALGIDARTRGFDANAIVQRIKALRERHGHDVETLFLDCSGTELERRFAETRRRHPLALDRPAADGIARERELTEPLRRWSTQVIDTTSFTSNALQQEIRNRFSREGLSEPVLTILSFGFSRGVPRNADLMFDMRFLRNPHWDDALRPRTGLDPDVAAYVMADPAYEEALGRIEDLLVTLLPRYAEGGKTYITVAFGCTGGRHRSVHVATRVAKHLQEAGFSPTVLHRNIESVPQDSLEKRRPGGPKA is encoded by the coding sequence ATGAACACCCCCCATCCCAAGACCATCCTGCTGCTGTCCGGCCTGTCGGGCGCGGGCAAGACCACCGCGCTCAAGACGCTGGAGGATATGGGCTGGGAAGTAGTCGACAACCTGCCCCTCCTGCTGCTCGACCGGCTGCTCGACACGCCGCTGGCCGCCGGGCATGAGCCGGGCGACGACCGGCCGCTGGCGCTGGGCATCGACGCGCGCACGCGCGGGTTCGACGCCAATGCCATCGTCCAGCGGATCAAGGCGCTGCGCGAACGACACGGCCATGATGTCGAGACGCTGTTCCTCGACTGTTCCGGCACCGAACTGGAGCGCCGCTTCGCCGAGACGCGCCGTCGCCACCCGCTGGCGCTGGACCGCCCCGCCGCCGACGGCATCGCCCGCGAACGGGAGTTGACCGAGCCGCTGCGCCGCTGGTCCACCCAGGTCATCGACACCACCAGCTTCACCAGCAACGCCCTGCAACAGGAAATCCGCAACCGCTTCTCGCGCGAGGGGCTGTCGGAACCGGTGCTGACCATCCTCTCATTCGGCTTCTCGCGCGGGGTGCCGCGCAACGCCGACCTGATGTTCGACATGCGCTTCCTGCGCAACCCGCATTGGGACGATGCGCTGCGGCCCCGGACCGGGCTGGACCCGGACGTCGCCGCCTATGTGATGGCAGACCCGGCCTATGAAGAGGCGCTGGGCCGGATCGAGGATCTGCTCGTCACCCTGCTGCCGCGCTACGCGGAGGGCGGAAAGACCTATATTACCGTGGCTTTCGGCTGCACCGGCGGGCGGCATCGCTCCGTCCACGTCGCGACGCGGGTCGCGAAACACTTGCAAGAAGCGGGCTTTTCGCCCACGGTCTTGCACCGCAATATTGAATCGGTGCCCCAGGACAGTCTGGAGAAGCGCCGTCCGGGAGGCCCGAAAGCATAA
- a CDS encoding HPr kinase/phosphatase C-terminal domain-containing protein: MARALSSETLHATSVAIGGRAVLLAGPSGVGKSDLALRLIDRGAILVSDDYTLVKRVDGQLIATAPDTIVGQMEVRGLGIVAMPHADAPVALVADLFDKVDRMPLDPVFRAIAGVQIPMVKIAPFEISAAIKVELALRTLAPL, encoded by the coding sequence ATGGCGCGCGCACTTTCATCCGAAACGCTTCATGCGACCAGCGTGGCCATAGGCGGCCGCGCCGTTCTGCTGGCCGGGCCTAGCGGCGTGGGCAAATCCGACCTTGCACTCCGCCTGATCGACCGCGGCGCGATTCTGGTCAGCGACGACTATACGCTGGTGAAGCGCGTCGATGGCCAGCTGATCGCTACGGCGCCGGACACGATCGTGGGGCAGATGGAGGTGCGCGGCCTCGGCATCGTCGCCATGCCCCATGCCGACGCGCCGGTGGCACTGGTCGCCGACCTGTTCGACAAGGTCGACCGTATGCCGCTCGATCCGGTATTCCGCGCGATCGCCGGGGTCCAGATCCCGATGGTCAAGATCGCCCCGTTCGAAATTTCCGCCGCCATCAAGGTCGAACTGGCGCTCCGGACGCTCGCCCCGCTATGA